One genomic segment of Helianthus annuus cultivar XRQ/B chromosome 14, HanXRQr2.0-SUNRISE, whole genome shotgun sequence includes these proteins:
- the LOC110907680 gene encoding uncharacterized protein LOC110907680, protein MSQLQQMQQYQALQQFMQRSSVQLDQFQSQPPTSQPQPSVQLDDDDEVVPESPHKELKRKKNTRKGKAVETEPDIAKKKSGSRAKARTWTKVEEEALAIAYVKYSTCPIVGNSQTGSSFWKACTDRFNELMGQGPIRDLDSVSGKWRKMNKCVNDFIGIYNPLYINRPSGSSDEDVLNLAMVKWEAKNPPFLHLRAWNILKKEPKWAPVPNEVAAAKRTKTSESGSYSAGGSTARCQIDINDEPEYDEDELPAHEIERPGGRDKAKKEAAGKHEGAGSSGGGGSGRGGGSKASSKMDELISEVRSFKDFAAEKYSHKKNVSADYARAEDFRIMRLDLDSVPEDEREVYRRMKEEVKKKWTS, encoded by the exons ATGTCCCAACTTCAACAAATGCAACAATACCAAGCACTCCAACAATTCATGCAACGCAGCTCGGTTCAACTTGATCAATTTCAATCGCAACCGCCAACTTCCCAACCGCAACCCTCGGTTCAacttgacgatgatgatgaagtcGTCCCCGAATCGCCACATAAAGAACTCAAGCGCAAAAAAAACACGAGGAAGGGGAAGGCGGTTGAAACCGAACCCGACATCGCAAAAAAAAAAAGCGGTTCGAGAGCAAAGGCGAGAACGTGGACAAAAGTAGAGGAGGAGGCGCTAGCAATTGCGTATGTTAAGTACTCAACTTGCCCGATTGTCG ggaACAGTCAAACGGGTTCTAGTTTTTGGAAGGCATGTACGGATAGATTTAACGAGCTTATGGGGCAAGGCCCGATACGTGATCTCGATTCTGTATCGGGCAAGTGGCGGAAAATGAACAAGTGCGTGAATGATTTTATAGGGATTTATAACCCACTTTACATCAATCGTCCTAGTGGGAGTAGCGACGAGGACGTTCTTAACCTTGCGATGGTTAAATGGGAAGCAAAAAATCCGCCTTTCCTGCACCTCCGAGCATGGAACATTTTAAAGAAAGAACCTAAATGGGCGCCGGTTCCAAATGAGGTCGCAGCCGCCAAACGGACTAAAACTTCCGAGTCCGGAAGTTATAGTGCGGGAGGCTCCACCGCTCGTTGTCAAATCGACATAAACGACGAACCGGAATATGACGAGGATGAGTTGCCCGCTCACGAGATCGAACGTCCCGGCGGAAGGGACAAAGCAAAAAAAGAGGCGGCCGGAAAGCACGAAGGGGCCGGCTCGAGTGGAGGGGGCGGCTCGGGTAGAGGTGGCGGCTCGAAGGCGTCTTCGAAAATGGACGAGTTGATTTCCGAAGTCCGTTCGTTTAAAGACTTTGCGGCCGAAAAATATAGTCACAAGAAAAACGTGTCGGCCGACTATGCTCGAGCGGAGGATTTTAGGATAATGAGGTTGGATCTCGACTCGGTTCCGGAGGATGAACGAGAGGTGTATCGGAGGATGAAGGAAGAGGTGAAGAAAAAATGGACgtcgtag